The following coding sequences are from one Rutidosis leptorrhynchoides isolate AG116_Rl617_1_P2 chromosome 11, CSIRO_AGI_Rlap_v1, whole genome shotgun sequence window:
- the LOC139876329 gene encoding glucan endo-1,3-beta-glucosidase 14-like produces MAALFRTLLLLLFTLSELFVSIKSIGVGVNYGRIANNLPSPSQVSGLLNSLNINRVKIYDAEPKVLEAFAGTNVEFIIGLGNENLQKMGDPQQAQTWIQQNVQPYISQTKITCINVGNEVLGGGDAQLASYLLPAMKTMYNALVNLGLNKKVYITTAHSLQILATSFPPSQGSFQESMVQYIKPILDFHAQVDSPFFINAYPYFAYKSDPSNVPLEYVLFEPNSGSVDPNTNLKYDNMLYAQIDAVYAAIKALGHTDVEVKISETGWPSKGDENEAGATVENAGIYNRNLMQRMQQGEGTPARPSQPIDIYIFALFNENQKPGPTSERNFGLYYPDETLVYDLGVKSYVLPRMNYSSSHKNVILSLFNILFIVLGSCSLLKR; encoded by the exons ATGGCTGCTCTCTTCCGCACTCTTCTTTTGCTACTATTCACCTTATCAG AGTTATTTGTTAGTATCAAAAGCATTGGAGTTGGGGTAAACTATGGACGAATCGCTAACAATCTTCCGTCTCCATCACAAGTATCCGGCCTCCTTAACTCGTTAAACATTAATAGAGTAAAAATTTATGACGCCGAACCTAAAGTGTTAGAAGCATTTGCAGGAACCAATGTCGAATTCATCATTGGTTTAGGCAACGAAAACCTTCAAAAAATGGGAGATCCTCAACAAGCGCaaacatggattcaacaaaacgtACAACCATATATTTCACAAACAAAGATCACTTGCATCAACGTTGGTAACGAGGTTTTAGGAGGTGGAGATGCACAATTAGCTTCGTATCTATTGCCCGCAATGAAAACTATGTACAACGCATTAGTAAACCTCGGATTAAACAAAAAAGTTTACATAACAACGGCTCACTCGCTCCAAATTTTAGCTACTTCGTTCCCTCCTTCACAAGGTTCGTTTCAAGAAAGTATGGTGCAATATATAAAACCGATACTTGATTTTCACGCTCAAGTTGACTCGCCTTTTTTCATCAACGCGTATCCTTATTTTGCATACAAAAGTGATCCGAGCAACGTTCCTTTGGAATACGTGCTTTTTGAGCCAAACAGTGGTTCGGTTGACCCAAATacgaatttaaagtatgataatATGTTGTATGCACAAATTGATGCGGTTTACGCTGCTATTAAGGCATTGGGTCATACCGATGTAGAAGTTAAAATTTCGGAAACGGGTTGGCCTTCAAAAGGCGATGAAAATGAAGCTGGCGCAACGGTAGAAAATGCAGGAATATATAATAGAAATTTGATGCAGAGGATGCAACAAGGGGAAGGTACTCCGGCCCGACCTTCGCAACCGATTGATATTTACATTTTTGCCCTTTTTAATGAGAATCAAAAGCCCGGTCCAACTTCAGAGCGGAATTTCGGATTATATTATCCTGATGAAACTTTGGTTTATGATCTTGGCGTAAAAAGTTATGTTCTTCCGCGGATGAACTATTCATCTTCACACAAAAAC GTCATATTGTCCCTCTTTAATATTCTTTTTATCGTTCTTGGATCATGCTCTTTACTTAAGAGATAA